The Stieleria maiorica genome includes the window CGACAGGCTGGGATGAAACCGCACGCCCCGCCCATCGATTCATGGCGTTTGAAAAAACGTCCGGCGACTTGGTTTGGATCACCTCCACCCGCCCCTTTCCGGAAGACACCACGTACAGCACGCCCGTCATCATCTCGGTCAACGGACAAGACATGATGATCGCCGGCGCGGGCGACGGATTCGTTTATGGCATGCAACCGCGAACCGGAAAGATCCTCTGGCAGGAATCGATCTCGCGCCGCGGTATCAACACTTCGGCGGTCGTTGACGGCCGTGGCCAAGTCTACACGGCCCACGGCGAAGAAAACCCGACCGGAACTGCGATGGGAGCCGTCGTCCGGATCGACGCAACGCGAGCGACGCTCGACGGGCCGTCGGCCGAAGTCTGGCGGACGGCCGAGCTGACCGTCGGAAAAAGCTCACCGCTGCTGGTCGGAAACCGGCTGTATGTGGTCGAGGATTCGTCGCACCTGCACGTGCTGGACGTAGAAACCGGCGAGGAGATCGGTGCGGGAATCAAGCTGGGTACCGCGATGCGTGGCAGCCTGATCTATGCCGACGGAAAGATCTATGCCTGCACCGCGACCGGGTACTTCCACATTCTCAAACCGACCGACGATGGCGTGGAATCGGTCTACAAGTCGCGCATGCCGCGGGGCCATGAAGTCGGTGGATCACCGGTCGTCGCCGGCGGACGACTGTATCTCCCGACCACCGAAGGCCTGTATTGTTTAGCCACCGAGTCCGACGACGCGATCGCATCCACACCGAACGTCGCGCCGGAGACAGAGACCACCAATCCGAACATCACCGACACGACCGTCAGCCAATTGCAGTTGATCCCGGCCGAGGCGATTGCCAGTCGGGGATCGCCATTGCCGCTGCGAGTCGTCGCCTACAACGCGCTCGGCCAACGTCTGCAAACTCCCGACGACGTCGCGTTCGAAGTGGCAGGCGCCGGCGAAGTGGATGCCGATCACGTCTTCCACACGCCCGACATTCATTCCCAGCACAGCGCAGCGATCGTAACGGCAAAGCTTGGTAACACCACGGCCACGGCCCGTTTGCGTCTGGTGACCCCGTTGCCCTGGCAGTTCGATTTCAGCGACAA containing:
- a CDS encoding outer membrane protein assembly factor BamB family protein, with the protein product MPAAVAEDSADWVRWRGPAQNGIADASGLIDDVNWKGGAGSNVRWKNEHAAGISTPVIFDGRLYTIVRDQPGTPEDAEKVICLDADTGEQLWENVYNVFLSDVPAERIGWSNVACDPATGNVTALGACCLLQFIDGRTGKTLWARSLSEEFGMLSTYGGRTNTPVVFEDLVIISGVTTGWDETARPAHRFMAFEKTSGDLVWITSTRPFPEDTTYSTPVIISVNGQDMMIAGAGDGFVYGMQPRTGKILWQESISRRGINTSAVVDGRGQVYTAHGEENPTGTAMGAVVRIDATRATLDGPSAEVWRTAELTVGKSSPLLVGNRLYVVEDSSHLHVLDVETGEEIGAGIKLGTAMRGSLIYADGKIYACTATGYFHILKPTDDGVESVYKSRMPRGHEVGGSPVVAGGRLYLPTTEGLYCLATESDDAIASTPNVAPETETTNPNITDTTVSQLQLIPAEAIASRGSPLPLRVVAYNALGQRLQTPDDVAFEVAGAGEVDADHVFHTPDIHSQHSAAIVTAKLGNTTATARLRLVTPLPWQFDFSDNTVPITWIGARYRHEPTKVDGDPALVKITTIPKGTRSQSWMGPTDMHDYTITADVKAGPASKLPDMGLIAQRYTLDLMGANQQLQIRTWPAQNRMARSVSYQWKPETWYTLKFQATREDGQVVLHGKVWPRGTPEPEDWTLTATDPAPNTQGSPGLFGNATNAEIFIDNVSVVANPTATN